The DNA window CCGCCGAAGCCGAGTTCCTCGTAGCTGGTCATGTGCGCGACGACCTCGCGGACGCGCCACCCCTCGCACAGGCTTTCGTGTTCCCATTGCTCGGGGGACAGCGTCGCGAGGAACGCGGCGAGGTCCGTTCGTTCCTCGCGCGCCATGTCCTTCTTGGTGGTCATGCGGTCCACCTTTCAGGTCCGGTCCGGAAGTGCTGTGCCTTCGGCGAAGGAACGCATCGCGGCGAGCACCTCGTCAAGGTAGCTCGTCACGGCTTCGCGGGCGTCGTCGTCGAGCGGGATCGCGGCCACGGCTTCGGCCAGCGGGGCGATCGCCGCCATGGAGCGCTCCGCGATCGCCTCGGTGGCTTCGAGCACTATCCGGCGCCGGTCGCGGGGATCGGGGCGCCGCCGCAGATAGCCCCCGCGTTCGAGCCGGTCGACGAGCGCGGTGGCCGAAGCCGTCGACATGCCGAGCCGCCTGCCCAGTTCGGCCGGACCCAAGGGAGTCCTGCCCACCAGGTGGTGCAGTGCGGCCAGGTCGTTCACGGACACGCCGAGTTCGCCCGCGAGGGTGCGGCCGACGGGGGTGGACAACCTGATCAGCTCGCCGATCAGTGCCGCGGGCTCGGACATGCCGTTAAACTTAGCACCGTCT is part of the Amycolatopsis sp. CA-230715 genome and encodes:
- a CDS encoding MarR family winged helix-turn-helix transcriptional regulator, producing MSEPAALIGELIRLSTPVGRTLAGELGVSVNDLAALHHLVGRTPLGPAELGRRLGMSTASATALVDRLERGGYLRRRPDPRDRRRIVLEATEAIAERSMAAIAPLAEAVAAIPLDDDAREAVTSYLDEVLAAMRSFAEGTALPDRT